The Plasmodium relictum strain SGS1 genome assembly, chromosome: 2 genome segment atatttatttacaaatCTTCCAAATATAATACAAGGTATAGAAGAAGCaggtaataaaatattaataatgtttATAATAGATCTATCATAGCTAAAATATGTTTCATTAACCATTCCATAAAAAACGcatgaaatattaaataaaacaaaataagaaataacgCATACACCAGGATAACTTACtaatattctaaaaaataattttatacttTTCATGTGGAAATCTTTACTTTCCATAATGCTCTTTGATGAATTCATCGTACTTTCATTACTAATATtattagttttatttttcattttttcaaaatcGTTTTCCATTTCATAAATTGATTGGCTGCCACTATGTTCTTTGTTCATTTTATCTAATGATTCAATATATCCTAATtctatttcattaatattattatgttttattaCCGCATCGTCTTTCAGATTTTGTACTTTTTCATTATCCTTTTCTAAATAATAATCTAATCCTTTAAATGGTTTTAATGGCAATAAGAATATTGCAACTAATAGACAAGGCACAAGAATAACAAAAATGTAACCATAacaaatataagaaaatgaaatattagaaatattgttataaattatatttaatgttGCAGGAACAGCAAAACTTAATGAAGCTGCTGCTCCAACAACtgttaaaataaaagtagaTGCATCTGGATATAAATTTGCAACAGTAAGAATAGGTATGAAAGCTGTATCTGCTCCTAAtcctaaaaatataaatccaATAAGAGTTGTATCTACAGTTGTGCTTTCAATTGATAAAAGAATCCAgcaaataatattaaacaGTTGTCCTAAAATTGCTGTAAATTTAGGTCCAATGTGATCAAATAAAAATCCGCAAAAAACCGAAGTTGTAAAATGTATAGCTATAGTCATTggtaataaattatttattcttttatattgtGGAGTTAATGTTATGTCACTATACTGATCtacatttaaatattcatattttctagcttttaataataaatttctgACTGCACTCCaatcaaaatatatacatgCAGAGGTTGCTGTATATATTACTATTATAATTAACAAATAAAACCGGCTTATATTTAATGGGGTTTTTTGCTTAGCTCCTGGCAATTCTGGATCAGACTTTAGCCATAATCCTTTTACTCCCTTGATGAACTTATCATATAAAGATTCTttcattgttttttttaatttagttTTAAACTATACGTAATCAcgtatcaattttttttaattaaaaaaaatatgactAAATAACAGAAAATGTTACAacttgtaaaaaaaaaaaaaaaatgaaataatgtaatttaaaaatatatataattaaatttaaaaagaaaaaatcgTTACAAGatgtaagaaaaaaaaataataaattaaggaaaaaaaaattaaaaatttttaatttttatgaggttgttctatttttatttattcaagaaaataatgaaattataatattttcaaaaaataaatgcatatataaatatatttatttatatttattaatacagATATAATATTCTTCCTGcattcaataaaaaattttgattttttgttttgggtttattttttgtgtttgcaatttttgtttttttttttataaatttttttttttttaattattatattttatttattttttttttaatatttcatgatagtattttgtaaaaaataattaagttgtaataatacatattatgtatatataatatatatatatgataaatcGAATGGTcttatgaaatattaaagtaaaaactacatttaaatatttcaaataaattatattttaaggtaaattttataaatttttttaatgttacaagaaattttttatttaaaacatattatatttttattgaaatttttatgaatatatataattgtaaATGTTACATAAATTGCTCCACTACATATCAACGTTGATAGCAATGAATAGTCTATTATTCAGTATATTTCAccttttttaacttttttatttgcatatatattttttatattagtataatacttttttgtacacaaattttcattttatcttccaattttatttttacatgtgaaaaatatatatacatatatatagaagGATTTGCCTTTACACTTACATGCATAAATCTAAATGTTTAAGTGTAGTAGTAGATTCTCGTATATATATTCTCTCTTATGTTTGCATTATTGAAGTATTATTcctataaatgaaataatattttttatgaatttttatatagaaataaGTAATAATAAGATTTAAAATCACTATATATATGATGAGTTATTCATCTTTGTAACTATTCACCAATTTGTAAGacttcaaaaatatatatatttcttaaattcttatataaacataaaatatatattttattttatttgcaTTTACCTGTCTTGTAGTTGATatggaaaaagaaaaaaaacaagTACAACaaattattagaaatatATACCTCTTACACTTTTGATCAAAATAGAACAAAAGTTCATGATATATGCATCCttgaattttataatttaaaaaaaaaacaaaagatatagtataatataaaatatacgaaaaaaaaaaaattttttttttttgttttctacTAAATGCATTAAaataaacttaaaaaaaacaagGTATACCctaattttaatttcaccatgtaaatataataaaatagcatgcaataagataaaaaaaaaaaataatgtttcTAATGgtattttttacattataatttttctatttttcactttatgtatttttattatattttattaaaataataattaattaaatttataattttatgatTATAAATTTTCCCAAAAGTTTTCTAttaacaaaataattttatgtattttgttaataaatattactatatattttattttttttaataaataaatccaGCTAATGAGCTATTCtcactaaaaaaatatattttattttttttttattttctcttttatctaactattcattattttctataatttcTCTCATGCAAAAATAcaattgttttttttgttattattgaTTTATTTGATACACTTTTACTAGGTATTTAGTTCATATTTTAATGACTTTATTTTAGCAAGTGCACAATAGAAAATCAATAAATTTATCAATAttctattaataattaatagtttctaattttttatatgtataaattaaatgtattcctttttatttgcctcaaattttaattaaaaaatttttttttagtaactacttattaaaaattattaagaaCATATATtgaagtaatttttttttaaattttgagAATCCTAGAATcgtttaatatttatattctcGCTATacgaaaatatatttgattttatttatttatatttttttttttttttttttttttataaataatattttaaacttgaatatttataaatttaacatTTCCTTTCTATTTTccttataaatataaaacagGAGAGGAAATGTAGAAATTAAAAGTACAATAACAATATATGCAAAAGGATTAGGATCATTATTGTTATAATCtacaatataataattataaataggTATgtttaataaagataataagcCACTTATCATACTAGTAGTTCCAGCAATTTTTCCAAAATGGCACTTTGGAAACATAAGTTGAATATAGCAATAAAGCTGTGTAGTATAACATCCAGTTACaattaaataacaaaaagaACTAAAATAagcaaaaatttttaattttaaaacagCAAATGTGTACATGAATATATTACTCATCAGTAAACAAAATATTATAGGAAGTATATGAATTTTTCGAATTAAAAATCCCAATAAAGCACAAGGAAAGACTGATAAAGGGCcaaatattttaagtaaaTTTTGTATATCATTGTagtctttaaaaaataatttagcacattcattataatttactaaagataaattaaatatggTAAAATAATAGCAAatacttatatattttaaggaAAAGAATATCAATTTAATTTCTTGCCAATAGTTACTTAGGATGCTGTACTtgtgttttttctttttttctatattgtcttcttcatttttaggtgtactttttcttttttcaacGTCATCCTctgaaaaattttcattaattttactactttctattttatcttttcttCTTAAAATTATGCTTTGTGAAACGgataaatttatttgttcATTAAAATCTTTATCTTCAGATAAtgaatgtaattttttttctttttctatttcttgaaataaattttctttccctaaataattttttttttcttcatattccAACAATTGATTatcctcattttttttactgttttcatttttcaattttatcaTGTCTAAAGTATTACTATTTCTAACAAagtcttttattttttctttttcttgaTGATTTTCTCTACCTAATgaattattttgattttcTGTAGTATCAGTTTTAGAATTATTTGACTTTACGTCTCCCATATGATATGAAAGGACATAACTTTCTAGTTCTTGGATAGTAGTATTACgagtttttatattttcttctgtGGGAGTTTGTATATGTTTCCACGGAAGAAAAATTAGtaaaacaaagaaaaaggggactaaaataataatacaataTAAAAAGCAAATTAACTGAAAAGAATTTGAATCATTATCtttagaaaataattctaaaaatattGGTATGGAAAAACTTAAAGAAGCGCAGCATCCTAATATAACAGTATAAACAGTATGATGTTTaggaaataaataaattaaattaagaaTAGGAATAAAAGTGGAATCACAAGATAATCCTAAAAATATACCACCAAAAATTATACTATTGTTTCCTTCTCCTTGTAATCCAATTAAAATCCAAGAAAGTATATTAAAACTATGTCCAATCAATGCTGTAATTTTCGGTCCAcaataatcaaaaaaaataccGGATATAGCTgacataataaaattagaacAAAGAATAATTGGATACAAAGATTGAACCTTTTTATCTTGTTCTTCACAACTATACTTTTGAGtgctttcattttttatatttttattttgttcatTACAATAATTTATGTATACATTTCCACTATAAAAAAAGTCTGATAAAGATAtccaattaaaaaatattcctACGCATGTCGTTATATAGATACAGAATAatgtaaatattaaatatttttgtgtaattgataatttatttatatctatactttttataaaatattttttaaaaaagttctCCTTTCCTCTTtcattttgtaaaaataccattttaagtaatatatatatatgtgcatatatatatgtaaatattttttcttcttaacgtaaatattaataattttttaatttttgtgttttattttttttttccccccCCCCTAAACTCTTTTTCtcccttattttttttttttttaaagttttaaCTTAATTCTTTAATATAACTCCAATCAAATCCTGAATATTACCCATTCAGCTTTTtgtaattcattattttataaacaaatatatatatatatatatatatatatatatgtatatgtaaattatttcttctttataaatttattttagaCAATATCActtctattaaaaatatgtaaatgtaaataaaaattaatttaccTTATAGTTTAcacatatttaaaatattaattcagacagttttttctttttaataattaggAGATTTAATatgcaataaaaaaaaaaatgaatacttattttatatatgacTAGATTTCATCGAACCAAATATGTGGCATACGCATGCATACAAACCTCCTTTTATGGGATATAcattaagaaaattttaactcaaaaaaaaaaaaaaatacatatataacaTATATGCGTATAGATTcttttaaaacatatttattataatttttttttttttaaacaaaaataactaaatttttcttaatgaaaaaaaaaaaaaaatcgaaaaatttataaaaaaatataaacaaaaatactCAAAAAAAGGCTTAAGGAAAAATTTAATGTGTAAAATTAacatatgtatatttatatgtttttttttttctaaaatattaattctttttctctctacagttcattttttttcaatataatttgtaattttttaaaggattcagattgtaaaaaaaaaaaccaagGTATTGATATAAATTTCAGTTGGTATAAAACTTGCATTAAATTATTACGAAATATTGTTCTTccatttttcattaaaaatatattattatacttTAACTCATAGTTATTTTCATTGGATATATTATAATGATATATTCCGTCAATTTCCAACAGTAAAAATggtttattatttctataaagtaaaaaatcaACTATTATGCcatattttaaagaatattcTGATTTAtacattattctttttttattaaaatagttagaaattttatattgaaaactagatatatttatttttttttgtaaattgatgttattttttattgccTCTTTTAGTATGCTATATggaatataaaaagtaaCAGGGAcatttaaatgattttttaaattatttttcttataatataaatttaaaccTAACATTATTTGATATACTATATTACGTTCTTCTTCattcaaaataattttattcttGAATATCTTTTTTAGTAGTAAACAAATTTTCAGAAATGTAATTTTTGAACTTTCAAGAAAAAAACTGCTTAAAACTAAAGGCCATATACATTTAATtagtttattatatatttcctcctttgaattattattattaacacctaaaaaattatttaaatcattaaaaaaatcataatttTCATCAAATGTGTTATAAACTATGCTCTTATTAAAATCACTAATGATATTTCCTTCATTTAATCTATATTCTTCAATAAAAGATAactcattattattaatactactatttttatataacatCATTGTTTCTAcctttttattctttttttcattattatttaaatcatattTAATATTGTTAACTAGAGTTATTCTTTGTTCTTccctattttttatttctttaaataacatatttaaaataaaattaaagaaagatttatttataatattaaaatgatatgatataaaagtaatagcgcacatattattaatatcaaCTGCTAAAGAAGTAATAAAAACATcaagtaaatataaaaacagtTTCTTATGTATCATATTGTTTTTATagtgtaataaaaaaatttgagcAATAGTTTGtacttttatattcttttttcctTCTTTCCTTAATAAATACcaaaatttttcataaaataaacTGTATTTTTCTATAGATAAAGCATTTATGCTATTaactaaagaaaaataaaaattaactaAACCTTGTAGAGAattaatttcttcttttcttaaaaatataatatctGATAATTTGTATAATtgattaaataatttatttttcatattatataACTCcaatataatttctttttttttttttttttcattattctctttaattttatctatatAGTAATCATCATTTTTAAGAGTGTTAGaagtataaaataaattgttaGTATTACTATtgtattttacatttttcgACTGATACtgtttaataatataactATATATTGAATAGAAAATCATTATTAGTTGCTTTATTTCAATAATCTTATGATTctctataataaaattaaataatttttctaaaataagTAAATTATTGTATTCTAAAATTAGCAAATTTCTCTTaactaaaataatattttggaTATTTTTcaagttaaaaaaatattcattctTAACTATATtatgaacaaaaaaatgtataaatttttcgtaaaaatatttaacatTCGCTAAGCCTATCAAAACATCAACGCAATTCCTTATTTCCGATAtgctaatatttttttcatcatatttattatcttttctttcttctatatatttcatattcattataaaattattgctTCCCTGATATCTCGAAATGTTATTAGTAGaaatgttttttaaaatatcttcttttatttttgttttattctctctatttaaattattatctaatttattttctctaCAGTTATCTATTTTGTATGTGTTTACTATATTtgatgataatttaaatgaatcatattttttaaaatttttcatatagtTTTTGCTGTATGAAATATTTGTATCAGAATTTTTAACCTtacttaaattataatttttatctaaaatatttatgctATTATGAAATTCAAATAAATCAGTCAACTTATTAATATCTacgtaatttattttatataaaaagcattcaattaaaattttatataagttattattcataattttGATTCTTGAAAAATCTCTTATTAAAGAGGAAATGTCTCTTTTACTCCCATTATGAAGCCAtaagttaaaatttttaattgaatttttttttaaaacatatttagaaaaatttgtgtcatttatataaaattcatctagtaataataaattaaagttaaatataatttcattttgtatataaatttgttcatataataataaattaacaaTAATTGATATAAGCTTATCTGCATTTCTTATATTATAGTTtactattatatttattaatctaCACAACtcaaaaatagaaaaatcaTAAATATTCTGATTAGaatgaaatttatttaataatatattactaattaatatttttatattataattcatatttttattagagtATTCTAAGAAATTAATAGTTGTCTTAACATCTAGATTAATACATTTTAACTTTtctataatataatattgtaATGAGTTAAATACgttcataaatatattttttttataaatactgAAAAAacagtttttatttttcaaactATATACATTATTGCTatcattaaatttattattttttgcttttttttttctttgctgtttatttttttcttctttatttacttttttctcATCCTtaaatttacttttataattatataaataattcataaaatCCTCATCTTTATAAAACTTACCATCgttaatttcatttatatcattGTTATTTATTCTAATGGATAGAACTGAAAAAATAAACTGTTTTAGATTAATATAAGTGTTATTGTATTGtaaatctttttctttaataactGAATTAGCAATGTAAACGAAAAGATATTTCAAATTTAAGATTATTTCATTGttcattaatttctttttttctaaaaaatttatggTTTTAGATATAGACCAAAGATATCCAATAagatatttttcttttaaatataataaaatatttaaattattttttaaatgaagaattatatcaataaaattatatataactatttcattattttcaattgATTTTACATCTTTAATTATACCtataatatcattttttaacttttctatatttattttattcttttttaaatctcCATAAACCAAATCCTTATTTTCtacattattttctttataaatttttttttcttctttttctgaattatttaagaaatatgttttattagaataaaatttacaaagaattaatttcCTTCGttctttgtaaaaaaaaatgttgttcacatttttaaaaaaatagtttatttttaattttatcataatCATAAACTTCCATTATGcttttgaaataaatatataatcactgaaaatttttgtttttatataaacaaatataaaatttaaaaaaggagaaaaaGGAATACTGATTTTCATTGGTTTTAATAGATATAaactattattatatttgttattaaaaaaatttatctctttaattttttcatttttttttttttttgtaattttatcTAATGATGTAAAAGctaaataattcaaaaatataaaattaaaaaatgcatAACTTTGTATGTtgttaagaaaaatatatatatatataattattaatattcactcaaaatatttatatgcatatatatgtatttttctgaagtgttttaatttttttcatcaggATGAACATTAAATTCTTTTCAAcgaaaataattaattactatatttttattattttttttttttaaattacttttactttaaatttaaatggtTTATACAATTTAGTTcagaaaagaaaattatgttTATACAATATATCTccagaaaaaaatatataacatacattatttatataatatttttaaagcaAATTAGAATTATTTACATGAATAAAGTTACATActatttgaaaaataaaaatttattttttataaaaagtaatttttttttttttaaagagaaaagaaagatatatttaaagaagTACGAAATGGATTTTTGTGAAGTAGATTTGGATGAATTTTGTTACAAACAGTttgataaaacaaaaaaatccTGTTCTTATATTCCATATAATAAAACGGAATTTATTGAAAAAgtaaatgaattaataaaagaaaaaaagattaaagtTGTACCAGGCTATGCAGGTTTTTGTAAGcatatatttattgaaaattttacTGATGCAACAATTGAAACAATAGAAATTACTGATAAAAATAGAGACTTAATAAAAACAGATTATATATCTAGAAGAGATAATGAATTGCCTGTATTAATTAGATGGATatcaaaaaaagatataacaGATATAAGGAAAGCAAAATATTtagatttaattttatactcAAGAGAacaaatagaaaaagaaaataaagaaacaaaaattattccACATAAAAAATCAAACTGTTTATATTCGATAATTTGTATAAAACCTCAAGATGAAGATTATGAATTACCTATGACCCCAATTACTATGCTAAGAAATACTTTAATAACTGAAGGAGGAAGTGGTATTAATTTAAATCGTGAGAAATATTTAGAATCAGTTAAATATTGGAGGCATCATGTATCAATCATAGACAATTAATTTTTgatttataaagaaaaaaaataaataaaaatttatttaaaaatatttctataaaaGTTTTGGCATTATATAAGAATAAcaagttaaatttttttaaataaactaAAATTTTGTGttttatgttaaaaaaattaaaatatgtaaaatagAACAATcaaattcttaaaaaaatgtattgaTAAATTCTCTAAAATtagttaaaaataataatttaaataaatgaaaaataaatatttttgattataaacaagaaaattatttcaaTAAAACTTATAAATATAGgaattatatgaataataattcatattaatagctttttaaaaaaaacatcatgtgattttcataaaaaatatgtttatatacatatatatatataaatatacaaaattaCTATGATAAAATctataacttttttat includes the following:
- the NPT1 gene encoding novel putative transporter 1, putative, with translation MKESLYDKFIKGVKGLWLKSDPELPGAKQKTPLNISRFYLLIIIVIYTATSACIYFDWSAVRNLLLKARKYEYLNVDQYSDITLTPQYKRINNLLPMTIAIHFTTSVFCGFLFDHIGPKFTAILGQLFNIICWILLSIESTTVDTTLIGFIFLGLGADTAFIPILTVANLYPDASTFILTVVGAAASLSFAVPATLNIIYNNISNISFSYICYGYIFVILVPCLLVAIFLLPLKPFKGLDYYLEKDNEKVQNLKDDAVIKHNNINEIELGYIESLDKMNKEHSGSQSIYEMENDFEKMKNKTNNISNESTMNSSKSIMESKDFHMKSIKLFFRILVSYPGVCVISYFVLFNISCVFYGMVNETYFSYDRSIINIINILLPASSIPCIIFGRFVNKYGAALIILIMNAFSALMHLTALIKHKLAGLISVFLYMCVTSMYTSQIYCFIQNSFPSIVFGKLLGFASLCGGTFSLICNNLYDSAINQNNSNIDPTNVSLLLVASFMIMFLPLSILYVRKYERSIENIGENNNLTES
- a CDS encoding transporter, putative, with protein sequence MVFLQNERGKENFFKKYFIKSIDINKLSITQKYLIFTLFCIYITTCVGIFFNWISLSDFFYSGNVYINYCNEQNKNIKNESTQKYSCEEQDKKVQSLYPIILCSNFIMSAISGIFFDYCGPKITALIGHSFNILSWILIGLQGEGNNSIIFGGIFLGLSCDSTFIPILNLIYLFPKHHTVYTVILGCCASLSFSIPIFLELFSKDNDSNSFQLICFLYCIIILVPFFFVLLIFLPWKHIQTPTEENIKTRNTTIQELESYVLSYHMGDVKSNNSKTDTTENQNNSLGRENHQEKEKIKDFVRNSNTLDMIKLKNENSKKNEDNQLLEYEEKKNYLGKENLFQEIEKEKKLHSLSEDKDFNEQINLSVSQSIILRRKDKIESSKINENFSEDDVEKRKSTPKNEEDNIEKKKKHKYSILSNYWQEIKLIFFSLKYISICYYFTIFNLSLVNYNECAKLFFKDYNDIQNLLKIFGPLSVFPCALLGFLIRKIHILPIIFCLLMSNIFMYTFAVLKLKIFAYFSSFCYLIVTGCYTTQLYCYIQLMFPKCHFGKIAGTTSMISGLLSLLNIPIYNYYIVDYNNNDPNPFAYIVIVLLISTFPLLFYIYKENRKEMLNL